The following proteins come from a genomic window of Proteinivorax hydrogeniformans:
- a CDS encoding ABC transporter ATP-binding protein: MIKINGVSKAFVVNKKKVIGNDNINLEVPPNSVFALLGPNGAGKTTLIKIICNLIRPNSGDVLINGSSIFKNTNIAKEEIGVVLESARNVYQYLSVEETLKYFGYLNNQSKKELASIIDDLLSSFDLVEKREAKVGTLSRGMQQKVAIMLAMLKDPQILILDEPTLGLDVENRIKIKKLILDLSKEKTVILTTHDLAIAEEVADNIAIIDNGKIVKSTTMQQLKGSYSEKVEMYMMLLKLNSLQVKVLENFEGIRKVKDLGDNVWEIVGDRKVLQFALQQESIIELKKVSPDLKDIFIDIIS; this comes from the coding sequence ATGATAAAAATAAACGGTGTCTCTAAGGCGTTTGTTGTAAATAAAAAGAAGGTCATAGGTAATGATAATATAAATTTAGAAGTGCCACCTAATAGTGTATTTGCCTTGCTTGGACCTAATGGGGCAGGGAAGACAACGCTTATAAAAATCATATGCAATTTAATACGTCCTAATAGTGGTGATGTTTTAATCAACGGCAGTAGTATTTTTAAAAATACAAATATAGCAAAAGAAGAAATTGGCGTCGTTTTAGAAAGCGCTAGAAACGTATATCAATACCTTTCTGTGGAAGAAACTCTGAAATATTTTGGATATTTAAATAATCAAAGTAAAAAGGAATTGGCTTCAATAATTGATGACCTATTATCTTCTTTTGATTTAGTAGAAAAAAGGGAGGCAAAAGTAGGAACATTATCAAGGGGAATGCAACAAAAAGTAGCTATAATGTTAGCAATGTTAAAGGACCCCCAGATTTTAATTTTAGATGAGCCTACTCTTGGACTTGATGTAGAAAACAGAATTAAAATTAAAAAGCTAATTTTAGATTTAAGCAAAGAAAAGACAGTAATTCTGACCACTCATGACCTTGCCATAGCAGAAGAAGTGGCGGATAATATAGCAATAATAGATAACGGTAAGATAGTTAAATCCACTACCATGCAACAGTTAAAGGGTTCTTATAGTGAAAAAGTGGAAATGTATATGATGTTACTAAAACTTAATAGTTTACAAGTAAAAGTATTAGAAAACTTTGAAGGGATACGGAAAGTAAAAGATTTAGGAGACAATGTATGGGAGATTGTAGGCGATAGAAAGGTTTTGCAGTTTGCTTTACAACAGGAGAGTATTATAGAACTTAAAAAGGTGAGCCCTGACTTAAAAGACATATTTATTGATATTATTAGTTAA
- a CDS encoding radical SAM protein → MAVTTDCNLKCVYCFEDGIKKIKMPNINIDQILKFFTENFKLETFTTASITLYGGEPMVETDLLLKLSESLKKLFEKYGVKLDLFLITNGTFFSEYAISKLVSSGLRGVQVTIDGPREIHNQRRMYSNGVGTFDDIIKNIHELQKIVPATSIRISIDKSNNYKRKVKNLIEFLKNEIDMSNVMIYLAPIVNTLSNDFTKKNHFTFNEAGTILNEYYDYLLEIKINTLDETSLCPCIAHNANGVVINSDGKLYNCISLIGREKFEVGDIFKGFKPAYTKLLNINKWKECLKEACPFVPLCVGGCHFDSVVNHKDIMKRYCKSKIVSSQWLHILKRNLEIKYGFICLRSLDKKNVKEILIDGGLI, encoded by the coding sequence ATAGCAGTTACAACAGATTGCAACCTAAAATGTGTTTATTGTTTTGAAGATGGGATTAAAAAAATAAAGATGCCTAATATAAATATCGATCAAATCTTAAAATTCTTCACAGAAAATTTTAAGCTAGAGACATTTACAACAGCTTCAATAACATTGTATGGCGGGGAGCCAATGGTTGAGACAGATCTATTACTTAAATTAAGTGAGTCACTCAAAAAATTATTTGAAAAATATGGTGTAAAATTAGATTTGTTTCTTATTACAAACGGGACTTTTTTTAGCGAGTATGCAATATCAAAACTGGTTTCAAGCGGCTTAAGAGGTGTCCAGGTTACGATTGATGGTCCTAGAGAAATTCACAATCAGAGAAGAATGTATTCTAATGGGGTAGGGACTTTTGATGATATAATTAAAAATATACACGAACTACAAAAGATTGTACCTGCAACTTCAATAAGAATTAGTATTGACAAAAGCAATAACTATAAAAGAAAAGTTAAAAATTTAATAGAATTTCTAAAAAATGAAATAGATATGAGTAATGTCATGATATACCTCGCCCCGATAGTAAACACTTTATCAAATGATTTTACAAAGAAAAATCACTTCACTTTTAATGAGGCGGGCACAATATTGAATGAGTATTATGATTATTTACTAGAAATTAAAATTAATACGCTAGATGAGACTAGCTTATGCCCGTGTATAGCACATAATGCTAATGGGGTTGTGATTAACTCTGACGGAAAATTATATAATTGTATATCACTGATAGGCAGGGAAAAGTTTGAGGTGGGAGATATTTTTAAAGGCTTTAAGCCAGCTTATACAAAACTGCTAAATATTAATAAGTGGAAAGAATGTTTAAAAGAGGCTTGCCCTTTTGTTCCCCTTTGTGTAGGAGGGTGTCACTTTGACTCTGTAGTAAACCACAAAGATATTATGAAAAGGTATTGTAAAAGTAAAATTGTTTCAAGTCAATGGTTACATATTTTAAAGAGAAACTTAGAGATTAAATATGGCTTTATTTGCTTAAGAAGTCTAGATAAGAAAAATGTTAAAGAAATCTTAATAGACGGAGGATTAATATGA